The following proteins come from a genomic window of Paramisgurnus dabryanus chromosome 19, PD_genome_1.1, whole genome shotgun sequence:
- the cap1 gene encoding adenylyl cyclase-associated protein 1, translating to MAELAGLVQRLEVAVGRLESMSSCSGGGGGGGPAAGSGAVAVYVEAFDNLISGPVAQYMALSQKIGGDVQKHAEMMKQAFSCQRQLLVTASSSQKPSDSVLTSMLEPVSKVIQEVQSFREKSRSSPFFNHLSAVSESVPALGWVAMAPKPGPYVKEMQDAAMFYTNRVLKDYKEKDKTHVDWVSAYLSVWTELQAYIKQHHTTGLSWSKTGPVASASGAAPRGGAPAPPPPGPPPPPMDVSSGGNSGGPGHNALFASINKGADITKGLKHVSDKEKTHKNPALKAQAGPVASGPKPFVANPSVKASPARTLPPVLELDGKKWKVENHEGAHGLVISDTELKQVVYAYKCNNSTLQVKGKINSITLDNCKKLGLVFDDVVGIVEVINCKDVKVQVMGKVPTISINKTDGCHVYLSKDSLSCEIISAKSSEMNVLVPNKDGEYTEIPVPEQFKTVWDGSKLVTTATEIAG from the exons ATGGCAGAACTGGCGGGTCTAGTACAGCGTCTAGAGGTGGCCGTGGGCCGCCTGGAGTCCATGTCCAGCTGTAGTGGTGGTGGTGGAGGAGGAGGCCCTGCTGCTGGATCTGGAG CTGTGGCGGTGTATGTTGAGGCTTTTGACAACTTGATCTCTGGCCCTGTGGCACAGTACATGGCACTCAGTCAGAAGATAGGGGGTGACGTCCAGAAGCAT GCGGAGATGATGAAGCAGGCGTTCTCCTGTCAAAGACAGCTTTTGGTCACTGCCTCCTCTTCTCAAAAACCTTCTGAT TCTGTCCTGACCTCCATGCTGGAACCTGTCTCTAAAGTAATCCAGGAGGTGCAGTCATTTAGAGAGAAGAGCCGTTCCTCACCTTTCTTCAACCATCTCTCTGCAGTCAGCGAGAGCGTCCCTGCCCTCGGCTGGGTCGCCATG GCACCAAAGCCAGGCCCCTATGTGAAGGAGATGCAGGACGCTGCCATGTTCTACACAAACCGTGTGCTCAAGGATTACAAGGAGAA AGATAAAACTCATGTGGATTGGGTGAGTGCTTACCTGTCTGTTTGGACCGAGCTGCAGGCTTACATCAAGCAGCACCACACCACTGGACTGAGCTGGAGCAAGACC GGTCCAGTTGCCTCCGCCTCTGGCGCAGCACCCAGGGGAGGAGCTCCAGCCCCACCTCCCCCAGGCCCTCCTCCACCCCCAATGGACGTTTCATCAGGTGGAAACTCCGGAGGACCCGGTCACAATGCTCTTTTTGCCTCCATCAACAAGGGAGCTGATATTACCAAAG GCCTGAAGCATGTGTCTGATAAAGAAAAGACTCATAAGAATCCTGCACTCAAGGCCCAAGCAGGTCCCGTGGCATCTGGACCCAAACCCTTCGTTGCTAACCCCTCAGTAAAGGCCAGTCCAGCCCGCACCTTGCCCCCTGTCCTGGAGCTGGATGGCAAGAAGTGGAAAGTG GAAAACCATGAAGGTGCCCATGGCCTTGTGATCAGTGACACAGAGCTGAAACAAGTGGTTTATGCCTATAAGTGCAACAACAGCACTTTACAAGTAAAGGGAAAGATCAACTCCATTACTCTAG ATAACTGTAAGAAACTGGGTCTCGTCTTTGACGATGTCGTGGGTATTGTTGAGGTGATCAACTGTAAAGATGTAAAGGTCCAG GTAATGGGTAAGGTGCCAACCATTTCCATCAACAAGACTGATGGCTGCCACGTTTACCTGAGTAAAGACTCGCTGTCGTGCGAAATCATCAGTGCTAAGAGCTCCGAGATGAACGTGCTGGTGCCCAACAAAGATGGAGAATAT ACTGAGATCCCAGTTCCTGAACAATTCAAAACTGTATGGGATGGTAGCAAGCTGGTCACCACGGCAACCGAGATTGCCGGATAA